The following are encoded together in the Longimicrobium sp. genome:
- a CDS encoding class I SAM-dependent methyltransferase, whose translation MGADVRPVERSAEADAPHAGFSPVRACWVCGGTELRPVHTAVFSLPEFADQDAELARYTGATVRIVRCAGCGFGQPEALPSLPGYFERMYDQRWSAEWLENDFRAGYKDLIFRTVLAALERRVPPERRTLLDLGAHVGRLIHLAGRRGWRPEGIELNPASSAFAARATGLPVHRADARELSAGGRRYGAVTLVDVLEHIPDPVPVLEAARSLLLPGGWIAVKVPHGRVQLWKEELRGRLRPRYRPTVADNLVHVSHFGPRSLRLALERAGFADVRVEVAAPELVTTGPRAARAAANALRTAVWRAGRLVPRGAESPLGLHLQAYGRNPSA comes from the coding sequence TTGGGCGCCGACGTCCGGCCGGTGGAGAGGAGCGCGGAGGCGGACGCGCCGCACGCGGGCTTTTCTCCTGTCCGTGCGTGCTGGGTGTGCGGCGGGACGGAGCTGCGGCCCGTCCACACGGCCGTCTTCTCCCTCCCCGAGTTCGCGGATCAGGACGCGGAGCTGGCGCGCTACACGGGCGCCACCGTCCGGATCGTGCGCTGCGCGGGGTGCGGCTTCGGGCAGCCGGAGGCGCTCCCGTCCTTGCCCGGCTACTTCGAGCGGATGTACGACCAGCGCTGGTCGGCGGAGTGGCTGGAGAACGACTTCCGCGCGGGCTACAAGGACCTGATCTTCCGCACGGTGCTGGCGGCGCTGGAGCGGCGCGTCCCCCCGGAGCGGCGCACGCTGCTGGACCTGGGCGCGCACGTGGGGCGGCTGATCCACCTGGCCGGGCGGCGCGGCTGGCGCCCGGAGGGGATCGAGCTGAACCCGGCCAGCTCGGCGTTCGCGGCGCGCGCCACGGGGCTGCCGGTGCACCGGGCCGACGCGCGCGAGCTGTCGGCCGGGGGGCGCCGCTACGGCGCGGTGACGCTGGTCGACGTGCTGGAGCACATCCCCGACCCCGTGCCGGTGCTGGAGGCGGCGCGCTCGCTGCTCCTGCCGGGCGGGTGGATCGCGGTGAAGGTGCCGCACGGGCGGGTGCAGCTCTGGAAGGAGGAGCTGCGCGGGCGGCTCCGGCCCCGCTACCGGCCCACGGTGGCCGACAACCTGGTGCACGTGAGCCACTTCGGCCCGCGCTCGCTGCGCCTGGCGCTGGAGCGCGCGGGGTTCGCGGACGTCCGCGTCGAGGTGGCGGCGCCGGAGCTGGTGACGACCGGTCCCCGCGCGGCCCGCGCCGCGGCGAACGCGCTGCGGACGGCGGTCTGGCGCGCGGGGCGGCTGGTCCCGCGCGGGGCGGAGTCGCCGCTGGGGCTGCACCTGCAGGCGTACGGGCGGAACCCCAGTGCCTAG
- a CDS encoding glycosyltransferase family 4 protein, with translation MSGAGRLRALFVNSGLLGHATLARLMPEALAADPGIEAVHVLLSDPLSTPERVVRRLLCAGPPGGTALAAALLARFRRELHIGLLAARRIAALERRGERFDVLHFHTQAAAWASVRRMRRTPAIVSLDATQALAAREAAGALGRLDHAPGAARDRAVFRAAAAIVATSRWAADDLARGLPEAAGRVHVLHFPVRLAGFDPGWARERARRAGGGPVRVLFMGGDFPRKGGWELLQAWRRGGLAASARLTLATDWRLDEGALPEGVAVRRGVAAYTPAWYALWREADLFAMPTRGEAFGIVFQEAAAAGLPVVATRINAVPEIVRDGVDGVLVDPGDVDALAAALGSLVTDPERRLAMGLSARRRVEDDSVERYGQRLAALVREVAGRGTR, from the coding sequence GTGAGCGGGGCGGGGCGCCTGCGCGCGCTCTTCGTCAACTCGGGGCTCCTGGGGCACGCCACCCTGGCGCGGCTGATGCCCGAGGCGCTGGCCGCCGACCCCGGGATCGAGGCGGTGCACGTGCTCCTCTCGGACCCGCTCTCCACCCCCGAGCGGGTGGTGCGGCGGCTGCTCTGCGCGGGGCCGCCCGGCGGGACGGCGCTGGCGGCGGCGCTGCTGGCGCGCTTCCGCCGCGAGCTGCACATCGGCCTGCTGGCGGCCCGGCGCATCGCGGCGCTGGAGCGGCGGGGGGAGCGCTTCGACGTGCTGCACTTCCACACCCAGGCCGCGGCGTGGGCCAGCGTCCGCCGGATGCGCCGCACGCCCGCGATCGTCTCCCTCGACGCCACCCAGGCGCTGGCGGCGCGCGAGGCGGCGGGCGCGCTGGGGCGGCTGGACCACGCGCCGGGGGCCGCGCGCGACCGGGCGGTGTTCCGCGCCGCCGCGGCGATCGTCGCCACCAGCCGCTGGGCGGCGGACGACCTGGCGCGCGGCCTCCCCGAGGCCGCCGGCCGGGTGCACGTGCTGCACTTTCCCGTGCGGCTGGCGGGGTTCGACCCCGGCTGGGCCCGGGAGCGGGCGCGGCGCGCGGGCGGCGGCCCGGTGCGCGTGCTGTTCATGGGGGGCGACTTCCCGCGCAAGGGTGGATGGGAGCTGCTGCAGGCGTGGCGCAGGGGCGGGCTGGCGGCGAGCGCGCGGCTCACGCTCGCGACCGACTGGCGGCTGGACGAGGGCGCGCTCCCCGAGGGGGTGGCGGTCCGGCGCGGCGTGGCCGCCTACACGCCGGCGTGGTACGCGCTCTGGCGCGAGGCCGACCTCTTCGCCATGCCCACGCGCGGCGAGGCGTTCGGGATCGTCTTCCAGGAGGCGGCCGCGGCGGGGCTGCCGGTGGTGGCCACGCGCATCAACGCCGTCCCCGAGATCGTCCGCGATGGGGTGGACGGCGTACTGGTCGACCCGGGCGACGTCGACGCGCTGGCCGCGGCTCTCGGCTCGCTCGTCACCGATCCAGAGCGCCGGCTGGCGATGGGGCTTTCCGCGCGGCGCCGGGTGGAGGACGACTCGGTGGAGCGCTACGGCCAGCGGCTGGCGGCGCTGGTGCGCGAGGTGGCGGGGCGGGGGACGAGATGA
- a CDS encoding S8 family peptidase, protein MLARPAVLAGGIILALAACSRDSAAPLSPEIAPNAALAASPQDGAIQDQYIVVLKAGASPRAAAAAAGATPRHVYHAALNGFAARLNAAQLAALRNNPQVDYISPDQVVTAAGTQFYPTWGLDRIDQRYRPLDYSYTYNRTGAGVNLYVLDTGIRFTHTEFGGRAVAGYDVFGGDASDCNGHGTHVAGTAGGSTYGVAKAVNLISVRVLDCFGNGSTSGVIAGVDWVTANRVGLSVANMSLGGPANYALDNAVQNSINSGVTYVIAAGNNNANTCNYSPSRVTDAIIVGNTNSTDTRYSTSNYGLCLDLFAPGTSITSAWYGSDTGTTVMTGTSMAAPHVAGIAAMYLEWIPGSLPVDVQYAIDQNATWNVVTNKGNNSPNRVVYSGFIPGPPPPPPVPGSTPLSVSVICDSSTGYCDATASGGTESGYSFSWSNAIEQYDADGYSYAYPLCGGTSRVTVSATVTDGSGATTTGSSSYYCGTGGGIEP, encoded by the coding sequence ATGCTTGCTCGTCCCGCAGTCCTGGCCGGAGGAATCATCCTGGCCCTCGCCGCCTGCTCGAGGGATTCGGCGGCCCCGCTGTCGCCGGAGATCGCGCCCAACGCCGCGCTCGCGGCCAGCCCGCAGGACGGCGCAATCCAGGACCAGTACATCGTGGTGCTCAAGGCGGGAGCCTCTCCGCGCGCCGCGGCCGCCGCGGCGGGCGCCACGCCGCGCCACGTGTACCACGCCGCGCTGAACGGCTTCGCGGCGCGGCTGAACGCGGCGCAGCTCGCCGCCCTCCGCAACAACCCGCAGGTGGACTACATCTCGCCCGACCAGGTGGTCACGGCCGCCGGCACCCAGTTCTATCCCACGTGGGGGCTGGACCGCATCGACCAGCGGTACCGTCCGCTCGACTACTCCTACACGTACAACCGCACGGGCGCGGGGGTGAACCTGTACGTCCTCGACACCGGCATCCGCTTCACGCACACCGAGTTCGGCGGGCGCGCCGTGGCCGGGTACGACGTGTTTGGCGGCGACGCCAGCGACTGCAACGGGCACGGCACGCACGTGGCCGGGACGGCCGGCGGCAGCACCTACGGCGTGGCCAAGGCCGTGAACCTCATCTCCGTGCGCGTGCTGGACTGCTTCGGAAACGGCAGCACCAGCGGCGTGATCGCGGGCGTGGACTGGGTCACCGCCAACCGCGTCGGGCTGTCGGTGGCCAACATGAGCCTGGGCGGCCCGGCCAACTACGCGCTCGACAACGCCGTGCAGAACTCCATCAACTCCGGCGTGACGTACGTGATCGCGGCGGGGAACAACAACGCGAACACCTGCAACTACTCGCCCTCTCGGGTCACAGACGCGATCATCGTGGGCAACACCAACTCCACCGACACCCGCTACTCCACCTCCAACTACGGCCTGTGTCTGGACCTGTTCGCGCCGGGCACCAGCATCACCTCGGCCTGGTACGGCAGCGACACGGGGACCACCGTCATGACCGGCACCTCCATGGCGGCTCCCCACGTGGCGGGCATCGCGGCCATGTACCTGGAGTGGATTCCCGGCTCGCTGCCGGTGGACGTGCAATACGCGATCGACCAGAACGCCACGTGGAACGTGGTGACCAACAAGGGCAACAACTCGCCCAACCGGGTGGTCTACTCGGGGTTCATTCCGGGCCCGCCGCCCCCGCCGCCCGTTCCGGGCTCCACCCCGCTGAGCGTGAGCGTGATCTGCGATTCGTCCACCGGATACTGTGACGCCACGGCCTCGGGCGGCACCGAATCGGGGTACAGCTTCAGCTGGAGCAACGCGATCGAGCAGTACGACGCCGACGGGTACAGCTACGCCTACCCGCTCTGCGGCGGCACCTCCCGCGTCACGGTGTCCGCCACCGTGACGGACGGCAGCGGCGCCACGACCACGGGCTCGTCGAGCTACTACTGCGGCACCGGCGGCGGTATCGAGCCCTGA
- a CDS encoding glycosyltransferase family 4 protein — MRILLVGDYPDDPRLGSGKVYHKLREEFTRLGHDCRVLLAPELGPRPSSPRLRWLAGPALAARAVARAFREHGRFDVVDAASAEGAMVGVRRRLGAYRGVALVSRSHGLEHLNYRRMLDDAAEGLGSKGWHRRLWYPAARLSQVALAARLADRLIVLNDGDRDFAVGRGWKPADRVDVVPHGVSQRYLDDAPPPDAPRGRGLLFCATWDRMKGVDYLVRAMALLAAGGGAPRLTVLGPGVPEERVLADFPPEVRPLVAVVPRVGEDEVMRRFREHDALVLSSTYEGFGMVVMEAMSQRLPVVATAVGGAPALLGKSGGGVLVPPRDPAALAAAVRRVMEDPALRREMGERAHRAVRGMSWTATALRTLEVYASAGAMAGEPAAEPV; from the coding sequence GTGAGGATCCTGCTGGTCGGCGACTACCCGGACGATCCGCGGCTGGGCTCGGGGAAGGTCTACCACAAGCTGCGCGAGGAATTCACCCGCCTCGGCCACGACTGCCGCGTGCTGCTGGCGCCGGAGCTCGGCCCCCGCCCGTCCTCGCCGCGGCTGCGCTGGCTGGCGGGGCCGGCGCTCGCCGCGCGCGCGGTCGCCCGGGCCTTCCGCGAGCACGGGCGCTTCGACGTGGTCGACGCCGCCAGCGCGGAGGGGGCGATGGTCGGCGTGCGGCGGCGGCTGGGGGCGTACCGCGGCGTGGCGCTGGTGAGCCGCTCGCACGGGCTGGAGCACCTGAACTACCGGCGGATGCTGGACGACGCGGCCGAGGGGCTGGGGTCGAAGGGGTGGCACCGGCGGCTCTGGTACCCGGCCGCGCGGCTGTCGCAGGTGGCGCTCGCCGCGCGCCTGGCCGACCGGCTGATCGTGCTGAACGACGGCGACCGCGACTTCGCCGTCGGGCGCGGGTGGAAGCCGGCGGACCGGGTGGACGTGGTGCCGCACGGCGTCTCGCAGCGGTATCTCGACGACGCCCCGCCGCCGGACGCGCCGCGCGGCCGCGGCCTCCTCTTCTGCGCCACCTGGGACCGGATGAAGGGGGTGGACTACCTGGTCCGCGCCATGGCGCTCCTGGCCGCCGGCGGCGGCGCGCCGCGGCTGACGGTCCTGGGCCCCGGGGTGCCGGAGGAGCGCGTCCTGGCCGACTTCCCGCCGGAGGTGCGCCCGCTGGTGGCGGTGGTCCCGCGCGTGGGCGAAGACGAGGTGATGCGGCGCTTCCGCGAGCACGACGCGCTGGTGCTGTCGTCCACCTACGAGGGGTTCGGGATGGTGGTGATGGAGGCGATGAGCCAGCGCCTTCCCGTGGTCGCCACGGCGGTGGGCGGTGCGCCGGCGCTGCTGGGGAAGAGTGGAGGCGGCGTCCTGGTCCCCCCGCGCGACCCGGCCGCCCTCGCCGCCGCCGTCCGCCGGGTGATGGAAGACCCCGCGCTGCGCCGGGAGATGGGCGAGCGCGCCCACCGGGCGGTGCGGGGGATGAGCTGGACGGCCACGGCGCTCCGGACGCTGGAGGTGTATGCGTCGGCGGGGGCAATGGCGGGGGAACCCGCGGCAGAACCTGTGTAG
- a CDS encoding glycosyltransferase family 4 protein — MRILFANDGIGDAGGVQSYLAAVMPALAARGHQVAFLHEDRLREGAASPAPGAPHFCLAELGAEGALAAARAWGADVAFSHNMRRLDAERGMLAAFPVVKMMHAYAGTCIGGQKAHLFPRPEPCGRRFGPACLALYVPRRNGRLSLPHAAWHWRWANEQKALFGRYAALVAASGHMRREYVRNGVPAERAHVVPLFPTIEVPARAADPPPGFRVLFLGRMTRLKGGDFLVKAAARAAREGGRPVPLTLAGDGPQREEWRALAASLGVEAELPGWVADAERARLFRSASVVAVPSVWPEPFGLVGLEAGAFGVPAVAFDVGGIREWLDDGVNGWLAPGDPPTVEGLAAVLARAAARPEELAAMRAAARAAAERMSLAAHLDRLEPILAAAAEQAGSAHPAGDCA, encoded by the coding sequence ATGCGCATCCTCTTCGCCAACGACGGGATCGGCGACGCGGGCGGGGTGCAGAGCTACCTCGCGGCCGTGATGCCGGCGCTGGCCGCGCGCGGGCACCAGGTGGCCTTCCTGCACGAGGACCGGCTGCGGGAGGGGGCCGCGTCTCCCGCCCCCGGGGCGCCGCACTTCTGCCTGGCGGAGCTGGGGGCCGAGGGCGCGCTGGCGGCGGCGCGGGCGTGGGGGGCCGACGTGGCCTTCTCGCACAACATGCGGCGGCTGGACGCGGAGCGGGGGATGCTCGCCGCCTTCCCCGTCGTCAAGATGATGCACGCCTACGCGGGCACCTGCATCGGCGGGCAGAAGGCGCACCTCTTCCCGCGGCCGGAGCCGTGCGGGCGCCGCTTCGGGCCGGCGTGCCTGGCGCTCTACGTCCCCCGCCGCAACGGGCGCCTGAGCCTGCCGCACGCGGCCTGGCACTGGCGCTGGGCCAACGAGCAGAAGGCGCTCTTCGGCCGCTACGCCGCGCTGGTGGCCGCCAGCGGGCACATGCGCCGCGAGTACGTGCGGAACGGCGTCCCCGCGGAGCGCGCGCACGTCGTTCCGCTCTTCCCCACCATCGAGGTCCCCGCGCGGGCGGCCGATCCCCCGCCCGGCTTCCGGGTCCTCTTCCTGGGGAGGATGACGCGGCTCAAGGGGGGCGACTTCCTGGTGAAGGCCGCCGCCCGGGCCGCGCGCGAGGGCGGCCGCCCCGTCCCCCTCACCCTGGCCGGCGACGGGCCGCAGCGCGAGGAGTGGCGCGCGCTCGCCGCCTCGCTCGGGGTGGAGGCGGAGCTCCCCGGCTGGGTGGCCGACGCGGAGCGCGCGCGCCTCTTCCGGTCCGCATCCGTCGTCGCCGTCCCCTCCGTCTGGCCGGAGCCGTTCGGGCTGGTGGGGCTGGAGGCGGGCGCGTTCGGCGTCCCCGCGGTGGCGTTCGACGTGGGCGGTATCCGCGAGTGGCTGGACGACGGCGTCAACGGCTGGCTCGCGCCGGGCGATCCGCCGACCGTGGAAGGACTCGCCGCGGTGCTCGCCCGCGCCGCGGCCCGCCCGGAGGAGCTCGCCGCGATGCGCGCCGCCGCGCGCGCCGCCGCCGAGCGGATGTCGCTCGCCGCGCACCTGGACCGCCTGGAGCCGATCCTGGCCGCCGCCGCGGAGCAGGCCGGGTCGGCGCACCCCGCCGGAGACTGCGCGTGA
- a CDS encoding NAD-dependent epimerase/dehydratase family protein: MTGSSGLVGAEVVDYFSRLGAEVHGIDNNMRRDFFGPGGDTLPSLGRLRAEHPRFRHHALDVRDREGVCQCVEAVRPTLVVHAAGQPSHDLAAQRPFDDFDVNATGTLNLLEAVRRHAPGAAFVHLSTNKVYGDGPNRLPLAELPTRWDYADPACADGIPESFPVDQCMHSLFGASKLAADVLVQEYGRYFGIATCCLRGGCLTGPFHAGVELHGFLSYLVKTAVEGRTYRIYGYQGKQVRDNLHAFDIARLVHLFAERPRVAEVYNLGGGRGNSCSILEAFEHVRALTGREVRHEYVDAPRAGDHVCYISDLAKLKAHYPEWSVSRGLPAIFEEIHRSARERQEAA, translated from the coding sequence GTGACGGGCTCTTCCGGGCTCGTCGGCGCCGAGGTGGTGGACTACTTCTCCCGGCTGGGCGCCGAGGTGCACGGCATCGACAACAACATGCGGCGCGACTTCTTCGGGCCCGGGGGCGACACCCTCCCGAGCCTCGGCCGCCTGCGCGCCGAGCACCCGCGCTTCCGCCACCACGCCCTCGACGTGCGCGACCGCGAAGGGGTGTGCCAGTGCGTGGAGGCCGTGCGCCCGACCCTGGTGGTGCACGCGGCCGGGCAGCCCAGCCACGACCTGGCCGCCCAGCGCCCCTTCGACGACTTCGACGTCAACGCCACGGGCACGCTCAACCTGCTGGAGGCCGTCCGCCGCCACGCGCCCGGCGCCGCGTTCGTGCACCTGAGCACCAACAAGGTCTACGGCGACGGCCCCAACCGCCTGCCGCTGGCCGAGCTCCCCACGCGCTGGGACTACGCCGATCCGGCCTGCGCCGACGGCATCCCCGAGAGCTTCCCCGTCGACCAGTGCATGCACTCGCTGTTCGGCGCGTCGAAGCTGGCGGCCGACGTGCTGGTGCAGGAGTACGGGCGCTATTTCGGGATCGCCACCTGCTGCCTGCGCGGGGGGTGCCTGACCGGGCCCTTCCACGCGGGCGTGGAGCTGCACGGCTTCCTGAGCTACCTGGTGAAGACGGCGGTGGAGGGGCGCACCTACCGCATCTACGGCTACCAGGGAAAGCAGGTGCGCGACAACCTGCACGCGTTCGACATCGCCCGGCTGGTGCACCTCTTCGCCGAGCGGCCGCGCGTGGCCGAGGTCTACAACCTGGGCGGCGGGCGCGGCAACTCGTGCTCGATCCTGGAGGCGTTCGAGCACGTGCGCGCGCTCACCGGCCGCGAGGTGCGCCACGAGTACGTCGACGCCCCGCGCGCGGGCGACCACGTCTGCTACATCAGCGACCTCGCCAAGCTGAAGGCGCACTACCCGGAGTGGAGCGTCTCGCGCGGCCTCCCCGCCATCTTCGAGGAGATCCACCGCAGCGCCCGCGAGCGGCAGGAGGCGGCCTGA
- a CDS encoding FkbM family methyltransferase, whose protein sequence is MNLRALKKAAAVVLPEAIKRRLRGRLYGFAPPAVDFGLRVATDAQGVPVAEAAGLSLRLIPEAVDDVEFHFRGNGDSVEEMHGFLRAARETGGTLFDVGAHHGLFAAAFCLARPGNRAVAYEPSPVLRGAGERMLALNGLEDRVRYREAGVTRAAGTRPAWVDASKGFISFDPPPPGVQAHDLEMTTLDAECERLGVFPDVVKVDVEGHELEVLRGARELLARKKPVLFLELHLDLLEKAGERPAELVELLAGHGYRFETSLGRPLRPGAVAGSPMALLRCVAR, encoded by the coding sequence ATGAACCTGCGCGCGTTGAAGAAGGCGGCGGCCGTGGTGCTCCCGGAGGCGATCAAGCGGCGCCTGCGGGGGCGGCTGTACGGCTTCGCCCCGCCGGCGGTGGACTTCGGGCTGCGCGTGGCCACGGACGCCCAGGGGGTCCCCGTGGCCGAGGCGGCGGGCCTCTCCCTGCGGCTGATCCCCGAGGCCGTGGACGACGTGGAGTTCCACTTCCGCGGCAACGGCGACTCGGTGGAGGAGATGCACGGCTTCCTGCGCGCGGCGCGGGAGACCGGGGGGACGCTCTTCGACGTGGGCGCGCACCACGGGCTCTTCGCGGCGGCGTTCTGCCTGGCGCGCCCCGGCAACAGGGCGGTGGCGTACGAGCCCTCGCCCGTGCTGCGCGGGGCGGGCGAGCGGATGCTGGCGCTGAACGGCCTGGAGGACCGGGTCCGCTACCGCGAGGCGGGCGTCACCCGCGCGGCGGGGACGCGGCCCGCGTGGGTGGACGCGTCGAAGGGCTTCATCAGCTTCGATCCCCCGCCGCCGGGGGTGCAGGCGCACGACCTGGAGATGACGACGCTCGACGCCGAGTGCGAGCGGCTGGGCGTCTTCCCCGACGTGGTGAAGGTGGACGTGGAGGGGCACGAGCTGGAGGTGCTGCGCGGCGCGCGGGAGCTCCTGGCGCGGAAGAAGCCGGTGCTCTTCCTGGAGCTGCACCTGGACCTGCTGGAGAAGGCCGGCGAGCGCCCGGCCGAGCTGGTGGAGCTGCTCGCCGGCCACGGCTACCGCTTCGAGACCTCGCTGGGGCGGCCGCTGCGCCCCGGCGCGGTGGCGGGCTCGCCGATGGCGCTGCTGCGCTGCGTGGCGCGGTGA
- a CDS encoding glycosyltransferase family 4 protein, whose translation MTPWLIVAGDFARTGGMDAANHALASYLARSGRVAHLVAHRVEPELAVMPNVVVHRVPRPLGSHLLGFPLLSWAGSYQAKFFSGATSSRTGPARALVTLANGGNFAGEATWLHYVHAAYRPAIAGRPVRRLVERAARWKALGDERSVASRARVVLANSERTALHAVELLGADPERVHAVHYGSDAERFRPPSAEERERARGALRLHDERPALAFVGALGDRRKGFDTLFEAFAYLSAREPGWDARLLVAGAGGELEAWKRRAAAERLGERVRFLGFRADVRDVLWASDGVVSPTRYEAYGLAVHEALCCGLPAVVSRAAGVAERVPAALGALLLDDPDDAGELAERLLAWRAGIAAHRAAALAASEALRAWTWDDMARRIVDIVEGAD comes from the coding sequence ATGACGCCCTGGCTGATCGTGGCGGGGGACTTCGCGCGGACGGGGGGGATGGACGCCGCCAACCACGCGCTCGCCTCGTACCTGGCGCGCTCGGGGCGGGTGGCGCACCTGGTGGCGCACCGGGTGGAGCCGGAGCTGGCGGTCATGCCGAACGTGGTGGTCCACCGCGTGCCGCGGCCGCTGGGGTCGCACCTGCTCGGCTTCCCGCTCCTCTCGTGGGCCGGGAGCTACCAGGCGAAGTTCTTCTCCGGGGCGACGTCCAGCCGGACGGGGCCCGCGCGCGCCCTGGTCACGCTGGCGAACGGGGGGAACTTCGCGGGCGAGGCCACCTGGCTGCACTACGTCCACGCGGCGTACCGGCCGGCGATCGCCGGGCGCCCCGTCCGGCGCCTGGTGGAGCGCGCGGCGCGGTGGAAGGCGCTCGGCGACGAGCGCTCGGTGGCCTCCCGCGCGCGGGTGGTGCTCGCCAACTCGGAGCGGACGGCGCTGCACGCGGTGGAGCTCCTCGGCGCCGACCCGGAGCGGGTGCACGCGGTCCACTACGGGAGCGACGCGGAGCGCTTCCGCCCGCCGTCGGCGGAGGAGCGGGAGCGGGCGCGCGGGGCGCTGCGGCTGCACGACGAGCGGCCGGCGCTCGCGTTCGTGGGCGCGCTGGGGGACCGGCGGAAGGGGTTCGACACGCTCTTCGAGGCCTTCGCCTACCTCTCCGCGCGCGAGCCGGGGTGGGACGCGCGGCTGCTGGTGGCGGGCGCGGGGGGCGAGCTGGAGGCGTGGAAGCGGCGCGCGGCGGCCGAGCGGCTGGGCGAGCGGGTGCGCTTCCTGGGCTTCCGCGCCGACGTGCGCGACGTGCTCTGGGCCTCGGACGGCGTCGTTTCGCCGACGCGCTACGAGGCGTACGGGCTGGCGGTGCACGAGGCGCTCTGCTGCGGCCTGCCGGCCGTCGTGAGCCGCGCGGCGGGGGTGGCGGAGCGCGTCCCGGCGGCGCTGGGCGCGCTGCTGCTGGACGATCCCGACGACGCGGGGGAGCTGGCGGAGCGGCTGCTGGCCTGGCGCGCGGGGATCGCGGCGCACCGCGCGGCGGCGCTGGCCGCGTCGGAGGCGCTCAGGGCGTGGACGTGGGACGACATGGCGCGGCGGATCGTGGACATCGTGGAAGGAGCGGACTAG
- a CDS encoding glycosyltransferase codes for MSDRPADARESESALTHSRTHTLPHPRAWHLVTGEYPPQRGGVGDYTELLAGALARAGREVHVWAPAPEGRVDGVEVHPVGGFGRAGRRAMAQGLDRFPAPRTLLVQYAPRAFGLEGMNVAFCRWLLGRARAGDDVRVMFHEPFFPFGVQRPQRNLLAAVNRGMAMLLLRASRVAYVSTPAWAERLRPWAPRGLPLRWLPVPATVPRVDDPEAVAVLRARLRGGDPGRHVVGHFGTYGALVAPLLEPALLAVLAPPANSVALLLGAGGPEFAERLERADPSLRGRTVAPGWLPPGQVSVHLQACDVAVQPFPDGASSRRTTLMAALANGVATVTTSGRSTEPLWGESPVPLVPAGGDGGALAVEVLNLLDDDARRRGAGERGRAFYERHFAVERTLDVLLAEE; via the coding sequence GTGAGCGACCGGCCCGCGGACGCGCGCGAGAGCGAAAGCGCACTCACGCACTCACGCACTCACACACTTCCGCACCCCCGCGCCTGGCACCTGGTCACCGGCGAGTACCCCCCGCAGCGCGGCGGCGTGGGCGACTACACCGAGCTTCTCGCCGGGGCGCTGGCGCGCGCGGGGCGCGAGGTGCACGTCTGGGCGCCCGCGCCGGAGGGGCGGGTGGACGGGGTCGAGGTGCACCCGGTCGGGGGATTCGGGCGCGCCGGGCGGCGGGCGATGGCGCAGGGGCTGGACCGCTTCCCCGCGCCGCGCACGCTGCTGGTGCAGTACGCGCCGCGGGCGTTCGGGCTGGAGGGGATGAACGTCGCCTTCTGCCGCTGGCTCCTCGGCCGCGCCCGCGCCGGCGACGACGTGCGGGTCATGTTCCACGAGCCGTTCTTCCCCTTCGGCGTGCAGCGCCCGCAGCGCAACCTGCTCGCCGCGGTGAACCGGGGGATGGCGATGCTGCTGCTGCGCGCCTCGCGCGTCGCCTACGTCTCCACCCCGGCGTGGGCGGAGCGGCTGCGGCCCTGGGCCCCGCGCGGCCTGCCGCTGCGCTGGCTCCCGGTCCCCGCGACGGTGCCGCGCGTAGACGACCCCGAGGCGGTGGCCGTCCTGCGCGCCCGCCTGCGCGGCGGCGATCCCGGGCGGCACGTCGTCGGCCACTTCGGCACCTACGGCGCGCTGGTGGCGCCGCTGCTGGAGCCCGCGCTGCTGGCCGTGCTGGCGCCGCCCGCGAATTCCGTCGCCCTGCTGCTGGGCGCGGGCGGGCCGGAGTTCGCGGAGCGGCTGGAGCGCGCGGACCCCTCGCTGCGCGGGCGGACCGTGGCGCCGGGGTGGCTCCCGCCGGGGCAGGTCTCCGTCCACCTGCAGGCGTGCGACGTGGCCGTGCAGCCGTTCCCCGACGGCGCCAGCAGCCGCCGCACCACGCTGATGGCCGCCCTGGCGAACGGCGTCGCCACGGTGACCACGTCCGGCCGCTCCACCGAGCCGCTGTGGGGCGAGTCCCCCGTCCCCCTCGTCCCCGCGGGCGGCGACGGCGGGGCGCTGGCCGTGGAGGTGCTGAACCTGCTGGACGACGACGCGCGCCGCCGCGGGGCCGGCGAGCGGGGCCGCGCCTTCTACGAGCGCCACTTCGCCGTCGAGCGCACGCTCGACGTGCTGCTGGCGGAGGAGTGA